A DNA window from Pseudomonas sp. GD03919 contains the following coding sequences:
- a CDS encoding type VII toxin-antitoxin system MntA family adenylyltransferase antitoxin, giving the protein MNKVVLVELLRSRLDGLLAIYAFGSRVQGTAGEGSDLDLAVLVKGYVDPLVLWELASEAADIAGCPVDLLDLRRASTVMQQQVLTKGERWWAALGNEAGLFECAVLSEKLELDRARAPLLRDIERDGRVYGR; this is encoded by the coding sequence ATGAATAAGGTCGTGCTGGTCGAGTTACTGCGCTCGCGACTGGATGGTTTGCTGGCTATCTATGCCTTTGGCAGTCGTGTCCAGGGTACGGCAGGCGAAGGAAGTGATCTCGATTTGGCTGTATTGGTAAAAGGTTATGTTGATCCACTGGTGCTCTGGGAGCTTGCCAGCGAGGCTGCCGATATTGCAGGTTGTCCCGTCGATCTGTTGGATTTGCGCAGGGCCTCTACCGTGATGCAGCAGCAGGTGCTGACTAAAGGTGAGCGCTGGTGGGCTGCGCTAGGGAATGAGGCCGGTCTGTTCGAGTGCGCGGTGTTGAGCGAGAAGCTTGAGCTGGATCGGGCCAGGGCGCCTCTGTTGCGGGATATCGAGCGAGATGGGCGGGTGTATGGCCGATGA
- the pilB gene encoding type IV-A pilus assembly ATPase PilB: MNESVSLSGLAKQMVLAELLDEKAAQQAQLQAQRNKLSLVTYLVQNKLVKSRALAELASEQFGVSFLDLNTLDKEGQPRDLISEKLVRQHRVLPLWRRGNKLFVGLSDPSNHQAVTDVQFSTGLTTEAILVEDDKLGDAIEKFFDSANSSMDELADVDLDGLDVQAVDDDKQINDGNADADDAPVVRFVNKMLLDAIKGGSSDLHFEPYEKAYRVRFRTDGILHEVARPPIQLAPRIAARLKVMAALDISERRKPQDGRIKMKISKTKAIDFRVNTLPTLWGEKIVMRILDPTSAQMGIDALGYEEEQKELYMAALKQPQGMILVTGPTGSGKTVSLYTGLNILNTPDVNISTAEDPVEINLEGINQVNVNPKQGMDFTQALRAFLRQDPDIIMVGEIRDLDTASIAVKAAQTGHMVMSTLHTNSAAETLTRLRNMGVPSFNIATSVNLIIAQRLARKLCNSCKKEVDVPRETLLAEGFPEDKIGSFKIYGPVGCENCKGGYKGRVGIYEVVKNTPNLQRIIMEEGNSIDIAAQMRKDGFNDLRTSALLKAMQGVTSLEEVNRVTKD, translated from the coding sequence ATGAACGAAAGCGTATCTCTCTCCGGCCTGGCCAAGCAGATGGTGCTGGCCGAGCTTCTGGACGAAAAAGCCGCTCAACAGGCGCAACTGCAGGCCCAGCGCAACAAGCTGTCGCTGGTGACCTACCTGGTGCAGAACAAGCTGGTAAAGAGCCGCGCCCTGGCCGAACTGGCCTCGGAGCAATTCGGCGTTTCCTTTCTCGACCTCAACACCCTCGACAAGGAAGGTCAGCCACGTGACCTGATCAGCGAAAAACTGGTTCGTCAGCATCGCGTGTTGCCACTTTGGCGTCGCGGCAACAAGCTGTTCGTCGGCCTTTCCGACCCGTCCAACCACCAGGCTGTCACCGACGTACAGTTCAGTACCGGCCTGACCACAGAAGCCATTCTGGTCGAGGACGACAAACTCGGTGATGCCATCGAAAAGTTCTTCGACTCGGCCAATAGCAGCATGGACGAGCTGGCCGATGTCGACCTGGACGGCCTGGATGTTCAGGCAGTGGATGACGACAAGCAGATAAATGACGGCAACGCCGATGCTGACGATGCGCCCGTAGTGCGCTTCGTCAACAAGATGCTTTTGGATGCCATCAAGGGCGGCTCATCGGACCTGCACTTCGAGCCTTACGAAAAAGCCTATCGAGTGCGCTTTCGTACCGACGGTATCCTCCATGAGGTCGCTCGCCCGCCCATCCAGCTGGCGCCGCGAATTGCCGCCCGCCTCAAGGTGATGGCCGCGCTGGATATCTCCGAACGGCGCAAGCCGCAGGACGGTCGGATCAAGATGAAAATCTCCAAGACCAAGGCCATCGATTTTCGGGTCAACACCCTACCCACGCTGTGGGGCGAGAAGATCGTGATGCGAATTCTCGACCCTACCAGCGCGCAGATGGGCATCGACGCCCTGGGCTATGAGGAAGAGCAGAAAGAACTCTATATGGCTGCCCTCAAGCAACCACAGGGCATGATTCTGGTCACCGGCCCCACTGGCTCGGGCAAAACCGTATCGCTGTACACCGGCCTGAACATCCTCAATACGCCTGATGTGAATATTTCCACAGCCGAAGACCCGGTAGAGATCAACCTGGAGGGTATCAACCAGGTCAACGTGAATCCCAAGCAGGGCATGGATTTTACCCAGGCGCTGCGCGCCTTTCTGCGCCAAGACCCGGATATCATCATGGTGGGTGAGATCCGCGATCTGGACACCGCGTCCATTGCAGTCAAGGCCGCACAGACCGGGCATATGGTGATGTCCACCCTGCACACCAACAGCGCCGCGGAAACCCTGACCCGCTTGCGCAATATGGGCGTACCCTCCTTCAACATCGCCACCTCGGTCAACCTGATCATCGCCCAGCGCCTGGCACGCAAGCTGTGCAATAGCTGCAAGAAGGAAGTGGACGTACCGCGCGAGACGCTACTGGCCGAAGGCTTCCCCGAGGACAAGATCGGCAGCTTCAAGATTTATGGCCCGGTGGGCTGTGAAAACTGCAAGGGCGGTTACAAAGGGCGTGTCGGTATTTATGAAGTGGTTAAAAACACGCCCAACCTGCAGCGGATTATCATGGAGGAAGGCAACTCCATCGATATTGCCGCGCAGATGCGTAAAGACGGCTTTAATGACCTACGCACCTCCGCTTTGCTCAAGGCCATGCAAGGGGTCACCAGCCTTGAGGAAGTCAACCGCGTAACCAAGGATTAA
- a CDS encoding type II toxin-antitoxin system HicA family toxin, whose amino-acid sequence MPAGRISPSPKSRTLHSRRHADTSANIVACSKRLIRLRQSILKAVFAKPVPSTLEWSRIESLFVAAGARAIEGNGSRVRFELNGVVGTFHRPHHDKEAKPYQVRDARAFLEQAGVTP is encoded by the coding sequence ATGCCTGCAGGGCGGATTAGCCCCAGCCCCAAAAGCCGAACGCTCCATTCCAGGCGTCACGCAGATACTTCGGCAAACATCGTGGCCTGTAGCAAACGACTGATTAGACTTCGCCAATCTATCCTGAAAGCAGTCTTCGCCAAGCCGGTACCGAGCACACTTGAGTGGTCCCGCATTGAATCGCTATTTGTAGCGGCCGGCGCCAGAGCTATCGAGGGCAATGGCTCACGCGTACGCTTCGAACTGAATGGCGTGGTTGGCACCTTTCACCGCCCCCATCACGACAAGGAAGCCAAGCCGTATCAGGTTCGCGATGCACGGGCCTTCCTTGAACAAGCAGGAGTTACCCCATGA
- a CDS encoding pilin gives MKAQLQKGFTLIELMIVVAIIGILAAIAIPQYQNYIARSQFSESHALLGGARTAVQERIDQGVAFAASTGAATAASNALGLQLTGEYGAITAPGYNGTDATYMLRYTFAATGVNANLAGDTVDYTYTRATGLWSCATSVPAQYASKCD, from the coding sequence ATGAAAGCTCAACTGCAAAAGGGTTTCACCCTGATTGAACTGATGATCGTGGTTGCCATCATCGGTATCCTGGCTGCTATCGCCATCCCTCAGTATCAGAATTACATCGCTCGCAGCCAGTTCTCTGAGTCGCATGCTCTGCTGGGTGGTGCTCGTACTGCTGTTCAGGAGCGCATTGATCAAGGAGTAGCGTTTGCTGCATCGACTGGTGCCGCAACTGCAGCCAGCAACGCCCTCGGCCTGCAACTGACCGGCGAATATGGCGCCATCACAGCTCCCGGATACAACGGTACTGATGCAACCTACATGCTGCGCTATACCTTCGCTGCTACTGGTGTGAATGCGAATCTCGCAGGCGATACTGTTGATTACACTTATACTCGCGCCACCGGTCTGTGGTCTTGCGCAACTAGTGTTCCTGCGCAGTACGCTAGTAAGTGTGACTAG
- a CDS encoding lipopolysaccharide kinase InaA family protein, protein MPLDSANDIPQQAFQHWWQRQGDWVEPPNARRGGESGVQRLLDHSGVLYAKRQIGHIYRSLLHPGGRPTVLRERNALQALYALGVSVPHLVYCGVEHDPQQGWRGLLVTEALQGFEDIEHWYAQGGRQLCGEAAHARLLQKIGATLARMHRGRWQHGCLYAKHIFVKLSDGEPQVALLDLEKSRRRWSSRRAARHDLRQLRRHSPWSDSDWAQILTGYAHIFPGGPGKL, encoded by the coding sequence ATGCCCCTTGATAGCGCGAACGATATTCCACAGCAGGCCTTCCAGCATTGGTGGCAACGACAAGGCGACTGGGTCGAACCCCCAAACGCACGGCGCGGCGGCGAAAGCGGCGTGCAGCGCTTGCTCGATCACAGTGGCGTGCTCTACGCCAAACGCCAGATCGGCCATATCTACCGTAGCCTGCTGCACCCTGGAGGTCGCCCGACGGTATTACGCGAACGCAATGCACTGCAGGCTCTCTATGCGCTCGGCGTCTCCGTGCCACATCTCGTCTACTGCGGCGTGGAGCATGATCCGCAACAGGGCTGGCGCGGGCTGCTGGTAACCGAAGCCCTGCAGGGCTTCGAGGATATCGAACACTGGTATGCCCAGGGTGGACGCCAGCTCTGCGGTGAGGCGGCGCATGCCAGGCTACTACAGAAAATCGGCGCAACCCTGGCGCGTATGCACCGGGGGCGCTGGCAGCATGGCTGTCTGTATGCCAAGCACATCTTCGTCAAGCTGAGCGATGGTGAACCCCAGGTAGCCCTGCTCGATCTGGAGAAAAGCCGTCGGCGCTGGAGTAGCCGGCGCGCAGCCCGCCACGACTTGCGCCAACTACGTCGGCACAGCCCGTGGAGCGATAGCGACTGGGCACAGATACTGACGGGCTATGCACACATATTCCCCGGCGGCCCGGGCAAGCTCTGA
- a CDS encoding CoA-acylating methylmalonate-semialdehyde dehydrogenase, producing the protein MSHIPHLINGERVAGNGRSAPVYNPSTGDSTSAVGLADRATLQLAIDAAKAAFPAWRNTPPAKRAQIMFRFKQLLEQHENEIAALISAEHGKTLEDAVGELKRGIENVEFACAAPELLKGEYSRNVGPNIDAWTDLQPIGVVAGITPFNFPAMVPLWMYPLAIVCGNCFILKPSERDPSSALFIAELLNQAGLPKGVLNVVNGDKDSVDGLIEAPEVKALSFVGSTPIAEYIYSEGTKRGKRVQALGGAKNHAVLMPDADLDNAVSALMGAAYGSCGERCMAISVAVCVGDQIADALVEKIVPQIQALKIGAGTSCGLDMGPLVTAAARDKVKGYIDAGVEQGAKLVVDGRNLVVPGNENGYFVGGTLFDQVTPEMTIYTDEIFGPVLCIVRVGSLEEAMQLINDHEYGNGTCIFTRDGEAARLFCDEIEVGMVGVNVPLPVPVAYHSFGGWKRSLFGDLHAYGPDGVRFYTRKKAITQRWPARKSHEAAQFAFPSNG; encoded by the coding sequence ATGAGCCACATCCCGCACCTGATCAACGGCGAACGCGTTGCCGGCAACGGTCGCAGTGCCCCGGTATACAACCCGTCCACCGGCGACTCCACCAGCGCCGTCGGCCTGGCTGATCGCGCCACCCTGCAACTGGCCATCGACGCCGCCAAGGCGGCTTTCCCGGCCTGGCGCAACACCCCGCCGGCCAAGCGCGCGCAGATCATGTTCCGCTTCAAGCAACTGCTGGAGCAGCACGAGAACGAAATCGCCGCGCTGATCAGCGCCGAGCACGGCAAGACCCTCGAAGACGCCGTCGGCGAACTCAAGCGCGGCATCGAGAACGTCGAGTTCGCCTGCGCCGCCCCGGAACTCCTCAAGGGCGAATACAGCCGCAACGTCGGCCCGAACATCGACGCCTGGACCGATCTACAACCCATTGGTGTCGTGGCAGGCATTACCCCGTTCAACTTCCCGGCCATGGTGCCGCTGTGGATGTACCCGCTGGCCATCGTCTGCGGCAACTGCTTCATCTTGAAGCCGTCCGAGCGTGACCCGAGCTCCGCCCTGTTCATCGCCGAGCTGCTGAACCAGGCCGGCCTGCCCAAGGGTGTGCTCAACGTGGTCAACGGCGACAAGGATTCGGTCGACGGCCTGATCGAAGCGCCTGAGGTCAAAGCCCTGAGCTTCGTCGGCTCGACCCCGATCGCCGAATACATCTATAGCGAAGGCACCAAGCGCGGCAAACGCGTGCAGGCCCTGGGCGGCGCCAAGAACCACGCCGTGCTGATGCCCGATGCCGATCTGGACAATGCTGTCAGCGCGCTGATGGGCGCGGCCTACGGCTCCTGCGGCGAGCGCTGCATGGCCATCTCCGTGGCCGTGTGCGTGGGTGACCAGATCGCCGATGCGCTGGTCGAGAAGATCGTCCCGCAGATCCAGGCGCTGAAAATCGGTGCCGGCACTTCCTGCGGCCTGGACATGGGCCCGCTGGTCACCGCCGCTGCGCGTGACAAGGTCAAGGGCTACATCGACGCCGGGGTCGAACAGGGCGCCAAGCTGGTGGTCGACGGTCGTAACCTGGTCGTGCCAGGCAACGAGAACGGCTATTTCGTCGGTGGCACCCTGTTCGACCAGGTGACCCCGGAGATGACCATCTACACCGACGAAATCTTCGGCCCGGTGCTGTGCATCGTCCGCGTCGGCAGCCTGGAAGAAGCCATGCAACTGATCAACGATCACGAGTACGGCAACGGCACCTGCATCTTCACCCGTGACGGTGAAGCTGCGCGCCTGTTCTGCGACGAGATCGAAGTGGGCATGGTCGGCGTCAACGTGCCGCTGCCGGTACCGGTGGCTTACCACAGCTTCGGCGGCTGGAAGCGTTCGCTGTTCGGCGACCTGCATGCCTATGGTCCGGATGGTGTGCGCTTTTACACCCGCAAGAAGGCCATTACCCAACGCTGGCCGGCACGCAAGAGCCACGAAGCGGCGCAGTTCGCCTTCCCCAGCAATGGTTGA
- a CDS encoding prepilin peptidase — MLVIDFLASHALAFVLCALLLGLLIGSFLNVVIYRLPVMLQRDWQNQAREVLELPSAPTAQTFNLILPNSCCPQCGHEIRPWENIPVISYLFLRGKCSNCKTPISKRYPIVELTCGLLSAYVAWHFGFTWQAGAMLVLAWGLLAMSLIDADHQILPDVLVLPLLWLGLIVNYFGLFTSLEDALWGAIAGYLSLWSVYWLFKLITGKEGMGYGDFKLLAMLGAWGGWQILPLTILLSSLVGAVLGVIMLRMRGSDSGTPIPFGPYLAIAGWIALLWGDVITSSYLKFAGF, encoded by the coding sequence ATGCTCGTAATCGACTTCCTGGCCAGCCATGCGCTGGCCTTTGTTTTGTGTGCTCTGCTACTGGGCCTGCTGATTGGCAGCTTCCTCAATGTAGTGATCTATCGACTACCCGTGATGCTGCAACGCGACTGGCAGAACCAGGCGCGCGAGGTGCTGGAATTGCCGTCGGCACCAACCGCTCAGACCTTCAACCTGATCCTGCCCAATTCCTGCTGCCCGCAATGCGGCCATGAGATTCGCCCCTGGGAGAACATCCCGGTCATCAGCTATTTGTTCCTGCGCGGCAAGTGTTCGAACTGCAAGACGCCGATCAGCAAGCGCTACCCCATCGTCGAACTAACCTGCGGGCTACTTTCCGCTTACGTCGCCTGGCACTTCGGCTTTACCTGGCAGGCCGGGGCGATGCTGGTGCTGGCCTGGGGGCTGCTGGCGATGAGCCTGATCGATGCCGATCACCAGATTCTGCCGGATGTGCTGGTGCTGCCGTTGCTCTGGCTGGGCTTGATCGTCAATTACTTCGGGCTTTTCACCAGCCTGGAGGATGCCCTGTGGGGGGCGATTGCCGGTTACCTGAGCTTGTGGTCGGTGTACTGGCTGTTCAAGCTGATCACCGGCAAGGAAGGCATGGGTTATGGCGACTTCAAGCTGCTGGCCATGCTCGGCGCCTGGGGTGGCTGGCAGATTCTGCCGCTGACCATTCTGCTGTCGTCGCTGGTCGGGGCGGTGCTCGGGGTCATTATGCTGCGTATGCGTGGCAGCGATTCCGGCACGCCGATTCCATTCGGCCCTTATCTGGCGATTGCCGGGTGGATCGCCCTGCTGTGGGGCGATGTGATTACCAGCAGTTATCTGAAGTTCGCTGGGTTTTGA
- a CDS encoding IS66-like element accessory protein TnpA, with protein MRQRSSYPKPFKAQVVQECLQPGATVSSVAIRHGINANVIRKWLPLYRDQLPAALPAFVPVRVTPKRPAEAAVIIELPLGAQSITVKWPASDPEGCARFVRGLAQ; from the coding sequence ATGCGCCAACGAAGCTCTTACCCCAAACCGTTCAAGGCCCAGGTTGTTCAGGAGTGCCTGCAACCTGGTGCGACCGTCTCCAGCGTGGCCATACGCCATGGCATCAACGCCAACGTCATTCGCAAGTGGCTACCGCTTTATCGGGATCAACTGCCAGCGGCGTTGCCGGCGTTCGTTCCTGTGAGGGTTACGCCCAAACGACCAGCTGAAGCAGCGGTGATTATCGAGCTGCCGCTGGGTGCGCAATCGATCACGGTGAAATGGCCAGCCTCCGATCCTGAAGGTTGCGCCCGCTTTGTCCGTGGGCTCGCCCAGTGA
- a CDS encoding type II secretion system F family protein: MAEKALKTSVFTWEGKNKSGAVVKGELSGQNPSLVKAQLRKQGINPTKVRKKGVSLFSAGKKIKPMDIALFTRQMATMMKAGVPLLQSFDIISEGFDNPNMRKLVDEVKQEVAAGNSFAASLRKKPQYFDELYCNLVESGEQAGALENLLDRIATYKEKTEALKAKIKKAMNYPIAVVVVAIIVSAILLIKVVPQFEEVFANFGAELPAFTLMVIGISQFLQEWWFIFLIAIIAAAFAFKEAMKRSQKLRDSVDRGVLKLPIVGDILYKSAVARFARTLSTTFAAGVPLVDALDSVSGATGNVVFKNATNKIKADVSTGMQLNFSMRTTGTFPSMAVQMTAIGEESGSLDEMLDKVASFYEAEVDNMVDGLTSLMEPIIMSVLGVLVGGLIIAMYLPIFQLGAVV; encoded by the coding sequence ATGGCGGAAAAAGCTCTAAAAACCAGTGTGTTCACCTGGGAAGGCAAGAACAAAAGCGGTGCCGTCGTCAAGGGGGAGCTCAGCGGGCAGAACCCGTCCTTGGTCAAGGCGCAACTGCGCAAACAGGGGATCAATCCGACCAAAGTACGCAAAAAGGGGGTGTCGCTCTTCAGCGCAGGCAAGAAGATCAAACCCATGGATATCGCCCTGTTTACCCGGCAGATGGCGACCATGATGAAAGCTGGCGTGCCACTGCTGCAGTCCTTCGACATCATCTCAGAGGGCTTCGACAACCCCAACATGCGCAAGCTGGTCGACGAGGTGAAGCAGGAGGTGGCTGCTGGTAACAGTTTTGCCGCCTCGCTGCGCAAGAAACCACAGTACTTCGATGAACTGTATTGCAACCTGGTTGAGTCTGGCGAACAGGCCGGCGCGCTGGAGAATCTGCTGGACCGAATCGCCACCTACAAAGAAAAGACCGAAGCGCTGAAGGCCAAGATCAAGAAGGCGATGAACTATCCAATCGCTGTTGTGGTGGTCGCCATCATCGTCTCAGCCATTTTGCTCATTAAAGTTGTACCGCAATTCGAGGAAGTTTTCGCCAACTTCGGCGCTGAACTACCTGCCTTTACGCTGATGGTAATAGGCATATCGCAATTTCTTCAGGAGTGGTGGTTCATTTTTCTGATTGCAATCATCGCCGCTGCCTTTGCATTCAAAGAAGCGATGAAGCGCTCGCAGAAACTGCGCGACTCGGTTGACCGTGGCGTACTGAAACTGCCAATCGTCGGCGACATTCTTTACAAATCTGCGGTAGCCCGCTTCGCACGCACACTATCAACGACTTTTGCCGCTGGCGTGCCACTGGTCGATGCGCTGGATTCGGTCTCCGGCGCCACCGGTAATGTGGTGTTCAAGAATGCGACCAACAAGATCAAAGCAGATGTATCTACCGGCATGCAGCTTAACTTCTCAATGCGCACCACCGGCACCTTCCCCTCCATGGCCGTGCAGATGACCGCTATTGGCGAAGAGTCTGGCTCGCTGGATGAGATGCTCGATAAGGTAGCGAGCTTCTATGAAGCAGAAGTGGACAACATGGTTGACGGCCTGACCAGCCTGATGGAGCCCATCATCATGTCCGTGCTGGGCGTTCTGGTCGGTGGCCTGATCATTGCGATGTACCTTCCAATCTTCCAGCTGGGCGCCGTAGTCTAA
- a CDS encoding type II toxin-antitoxin system HicB family antitoxin — MNAHAMTYKGYAARIEYSDEDGLFVGHIAGIRDVVGFHFHGESVQELRTAFEEAVNDYLDTCAQLDRPPQKTYSGKLSLRLGPELHATVAVKAELEHKSINQWVADVLSREAHA; from the coding sequence ATGAATGCGCATGCAATGACTTACAAGGGCTATGCAGCCCGCATCGAGTACAGCGACGAAGACGGCCTTTTCGTTGGTCACATCGCCGGCATTCGCGACGTGGTGGGTTTTCATTTTCATGGTGAGTCCGTTCAGGAACTTCGCACGGCATTCGAAGAAGCAGTGAACGACTACCTCGACACCTGCGCTCAACTGGATCGCCCGCCGCAAAAAACCTACTCCGGCAAGCTCAGCCTACGCCTGGGGCCAGAGCTGCACGCCACGGTCGCGGTAAAAGCGGAACTGGAGCACAAGAGCATCAACCAGTGGGTTGCCGACGTGCTGAGCCGCGAGGCACATGCGTAG
- the tnpB gene encoding IS66 family insertion sequence element accessory protein TnpB (TnpB, as the term is used for proteins encoded by IS66 family insertion elements, is considered an accessory protein, since TnpC, encoded by a neighboring gene, is a DDE family transposase.), which produces MDSIWLATEPMDMRAGTETALARVVAVFGAAKPHCAYLFANRRANRMKVLVHDGVGIWLAARRLHQGKFHWPGIRHGSEVELDTEQLQALVLGLPWQRVGAAGTITVL; this is translated from the coding sequence GTGGATAGTATCTGGCTCGCCACCGAGCCGATGGATATGCGTGCGGGTACTGAAACCGCGTTGGCCCGCGTGGTGGCGGTGTTCGGTGCGGCGAAGCCGCACTGCGCCTATCTGTTCGCCAATCGCCGCGCCAACCGCATGAAAGTTCTGGTGCATGACGGCGTGGGTATCTGGCTCGCCGCGCGGCGCTTGCACCAGGGCAAGTTTCATTGGCCAGGCATCCGGCACGGCTCGGAAGTCGAACTCGACACCGAGCAACTTCAGGCTTTGGTACTGGGGTTGCCCTGGCAGCGAGTCGGCGCAGCCGGCACGATCACAGTGCTGTAG
- a CDS encoding IS66 family transposase — translation MTSSPNLDQLTPDQLRTLAAQLLTQVAAMGKKIHRDQTVIEQLTHEIAWFKRHKFAKSSEQLSPDQGSLLDDLLDTDIAATEAELKAVNPPVTPAEPRQQPKRTPLPPQFPRTVIRHEPENTQCACGCQLQRVGEDVSEKLDYTPGVFTVEQHVRGKWACRQCETLIQAPVPAQVIDKGIPTAGLLAHVMVTKFADHLPLYRQEKIFGRAGLAIARSTLAQWVGQTGVQLQPLVDALREAVLAQRVIHADETPVSMLAPGEKKTHRAYVWAYSTTPFADLKAVVYDFSPSRAGEHARNFLGQWNGKLVCDDFAGYKASFVQGITEIGCMAHARRKFFDLHAANKSQLAEQALHSIAGLYEVERQVRDMSNEERWRIRQEKASPLLDALHDWMLAQRDLVPNGSATAKALDYSLKRWIALTRYLDDGAVPIDNNQVENQIRPWALGRSNWLFAGSLRSGKRAAAIMSLIQSARMNGHDPYAYLKDVLTRLPTQKASALAELLPHNWVSVGKV, via the coding sequence ATGACTTCCTCGCCCAATCTCGACCAACTGACACCTGACCAGCTGCGCACACTGGCCGCGCAGTTGCTCACGCAAGTCGCTGCGATGGGCAAAAAGATCCACCGCGATCAAACAGTCATCGAGCAGCTCACCCACGAAATCGCATGGTTCAAACGGCACAAGTTCGCCAAGAGCAGCGAGCAGCTAAGCCCTGATCAGGGCAGCCTGCTTGATGACCTGCTCGACACCGACATCGCCGCCACCGAGGCCGAGCTGAAAGCCGTCAATCCTCCGGTTACCCCAGCCGAACCACGCCAACAACCCAAGCGCACACCGCTGCCACCGCAATTTCCGCGCACCGTGATCCGTCACGAGCCGGAGAACACCCAGTGCGCCTGCGGTTGCCAGCTTCAGCGCGTCGGCGAAGACGTCAGCGAAAAGCTCGACTACACGCCGGGCGTGTTCACCGTCGAACAGCACGTGCGTGGGAAATGGGCCTGCCGCCAATGCGAAACGCTGATCCAGGCGCCCGTGCCGGCCCAGGTGATCGACAAGGGGATCCCTACCGCCGGCCTGCTGGCTCACGTGATGGTGACCAAGTTCGCCGACCACCTACCGCTGTACCGGCAGGAGAAGATCTTTGGCCGTGCCGGCCTGGCCATCGCTCGTTCGACACTGGCGCAGTGGGTCGGGCAAACCGGCGTGCAGCTCCAGCCCCTGGTCGATGCGCTGCGCGAAGCGGTGCTTGCCCAGCGCGTGATCCATGCCGACGAAACCCCGGTTTCGATGCTCGCGCCCGGCGAGAAGAAGACCCACCGTGCCTACGTCTGGGCCTACAGCACCACGCCCTTCGCCGATCTGAAGGCCGTGGTCTACGACTTCAGCCCCAGCCGTGCCGGCGAGCATGCGCGCAATTTTCTTGGCCAGTGGAATGGCAAGCTGGTCTGCGACGACTTCGCTGGCTACAAGGCCAGCTTCGTGCAAGGCATCACCGAAATCGGCTGCATGGCTCACGCCCGGCGCAAGTTCTTCGATCTGCACGCGGCGAACAAAAGCCAACTGGCCGAACAGGCGCTGCACTCTATCGCTGGGCTGTACGAAGTCGAACGCCAAGTGCGCGACATGAGCAATGAAGAACGCTGGCGAATACGGCAGGAAAAGGCTTCACCGCTCCTCGACGCACTACATGACTGGATGCTGGCCCAGCGTGATCTTGTGCCCAACGGCTCAGCCACGGCGAAAGCTTTGGATTACAGCCTCAAACGCTGGATAGCGCTGACGCGCTACCTGGACGATGGCGCTGTGCCCATCGACAACAACCAAGTCGAGAACCAGATCCGCCCGTGGGCTCTAGGTCGCTCCAATTGGCTGTTTGCCGGGTCGCTACGCAGCGGCAAACGGGCGGCGGCAATCATGAGCCTGATCCAGTCGGCGCGGATGAATGGGCATGATCCGTATGCCTATCTCAAGGATGTGCTAACGCGACTGCCGACGCAGAAGGCCAGCGCTCTGGCCGAGCTGCTGCCGCACAACTGGGTATCCGTCGGCAAGGTGTAA
- a CDS encoding REP-associated tyrosine transposase: MPNYRRAFAPGASWFFTVNLLQRRRNDLLLRHVELLRDAVRRVHRDYPFTIDAWVVLPEHMHCVWTLPPGDADYPLRWRLIKTFFCRGLPSDEYRSLTRLRRGERGIWQRRYWEHQLRDDEDFRRHIDYVYINPCKHGLVGRVADWPHSSFHRDVMMGLYPADWAGDIGLEVPGDG, encoded by the coding sequence ATGCCGAACTATCGCCGTGCTTTCGCGCCGGGGGCGAGCTGGTTCTTTACCGTGAATCTGCTGCAACGCCGCCGCAATGATCTGTTGCTGCGGCATGTCGAGCTGTTGCGTGATGCGGTGCGGCGCGTGCATCGCGATTATCCGTTCACTATCGATGCGTGGGTGGTGCTGCCCGAACACATGCATTGCGTATGGACGTTGCCGCCTGGTGATGCGGATTACCCGTTGCGCTGGCGGCTGATCAAGACGTTTTTCTGCCGAGGGTTGCCCTCCGATGAATACCGTTCGCTGACGCGTTTGCGTCGCGGCGAACGGGGAATCTGGCAGCGGCGCTACTGGGAGCATCAACTGCGTGATGACGAGGACTTTCGCCGGCATATAGATTATGTCTACATCAACCCTTGCAAACACGGGCTGGTGGGGCGGGTGGCGGACTGGCCCCATTCGAGCTTTCACCGTGATGTGATGATGGGGCTTTACCCGGCGGATTGGGCGGGTGATATCGGGCTTGAGGTGCCGGGGGATGGGTAG